CGGCGAGCGGACGCTCAACGGCTGGAAGAACCGCCAGCTGCCCTGGAAGTAAACTTCTTATCTGCGAAAGCTAAAAGGAAACACACGCACTTGAGCAACTTTAATGAGCACGCTCCGACGTGGGCGCAAGACACCCAGGCCGTCCGGGGAGGGTTGGACCGCAGCAACTTTCAGGAGACCTCCGAGGCCATCTTCCTCAATTCCGGATTCGTGTACGAATCCGCAGAGGCCGCAGAAGCCGCGTTCACCGGCGAGGTGGACCGCTTTGTGTACTCACGTTACGGCAACCCGTCGGTGGCCACATTCCAGGAACGGCTGCGCTTGCTTGAGGGCAAGGAGGCCTGCTTTGCGACGGCGTCCGGAATGTCGGCGGTGTTCACCGCGTTGGGTGCCCTGCTGGCTGCCGGGGACCGTGTGGTGGCCTCGCGATCGCTCTTTGGCTCCTGCTTTGTGATCCTGAACGAACTGCTGCCGCGCTGGGGTGTGACAACGGTGTTTGTTGACGGGCATGACCTTGAACAGTGGCGTGAGGCCCTGTCCGTGCCCACCACAGCGGTGTTCTTTGAGTCGCCGTCGAACCCCATGCAGGAGATTGTGGACGTGGCGGCAGTTTGCGATCTAGCGCATGCCGCCGGCGCCCAGGTGGTGGCCGACAACGTCTTCGCCACACCCCTGTTGCAGCGCTGCGGCGACTTTGGTGCCGACATCATCGTCTACTCCGGCACCAAGCACATCGACGGCCAGGGGCGTGTGCTGGGTGGGGCCATCTTGGGCACCAAGGCGTTCATCGACGGACCCGTCAAGAACCTGATGCGGCACACCGGCCCGGCACTGTCGGCGTTCAACGCTTGGGTGCTGACCAAGGGCCTGGAAACCATGAACCTGCGCGTCACGCATTCGTGCCACAACGCCCTGGCCCTGGGCGCGTTCCTGGAGCAGCAGCCCCAGGTGGGCCGCGTGCTGTACCCGCACCTGCCGTCGCACCCGCAGTATGAGCTGGCCAAGAAGCAGATGATGGCCGGCGGCACCGTGCTGACCTTTGAGTTGGCCGAGCCCGCCGCCGGCACCACCAAGGACGCCGCGTTTGCCCTGCTCAATGCCCTCCAGATCATTGACATCTCCAACAACCTAGGCGACGCCAAATCCCTGATCACCCACCCGGCCACCACCACGCACCGGGCCATGGGGCCCGAGGGGCGTGCGGCCATTGGCCTCAGCGACGGCTTCCTGCGGCTCTCTGTCGGTTTGGAGGACGTGGAAGATTTGAAGAAGGACCTGGCGGCGGCGCTGTCGGCCATTTAGGGGTTCCCGCTGCTGCCCCAACGAAAGGGACGGCGTTTGCACCCCCGCCTTCTGCCTACGCCCCCACCACAACCTTCGCGGTCGGTGCGCATGTCTCCGCCTTCTGCGCATGTCCGGACATGCGCAGAAGGCGGAGACATGCGCGATGCCCGCCGGCGGATGCTATTTTTGCGGGATTCCGGCTTGGCGGAGCAGCCGTTCAAAGCCGCGAAGGTTCATCATCTCGTCCCAAGTCCACCGAAAGACCCCTACATTCTGTGCCCGGATCTGGTCCTCGCGGTCCTTTTCCTTCAGGATGCGATTCTCGAGGGACAGCCCATTACCCCAGTCGGCGCGGAGATACTTGGCGCGGCCGTCAAACTCACCCACACGGCGCTGCTCCTCAAACCAGAAGTCCGTGAAAGCTGGGCTGCCGTCACGGAGCACAAACTTGTGTTGCAGTTCAGGGGCAACGAAGCCCAGCCGGGCCATCCTGACCCGGCTCAGGGATTCACCCGCGGATCCGGACAGCCCGGAGGCGAATTCTATGACGGCCACGGCCCTGTTGCGGGCGGCCTTCGACGTAAGCTGCTCTGCGGCAGCCGTGAGCTCCGCTTTCAGCAGCGGCGGGCCCTGGGGATGGTCGTTCTTCCAGGAGGGTTCAAAGATGCCACTGGAAACACCCGGCGGCGTGAAGGTGTTCTCCACTTTGCGACGCAGCGGCTCGTGAAGGCTGGAATCGCAGGCGGCCACCGCACGTTCAAACGTCAGGCTGGCGATCAACTGCATGGTTGTGGTCAGCTTGTCCGTTAGCAGCAGTTCCCCGCATTGGACCACGCCCTCGGTCACGGACCCAATATGACAGGTGACATCGTCATGGCTGCGGCCGCCTGTCGCCGACTCAGTTATGCAGTGAAGACTCTCCTCGGGTCTCCCGACAAGCCACAACCCCCAAACGAGTGCTGCCGTGGCATGGCAAAAAACTGGAGGCAGCTTCGACCGTATGTGATATGCCGCGGCCCGCAGGCCGTATTGGGATGGCTGATCCATGGCCTTCCACTCGACGGCGTCAGCGTAGACTGCCCGACGGACTTTGACCAGCTTGCCCTTATTTTTCAGTTTGGCCAGGTCCCGGGCATCACGGCCCAGCAATTCCATGTCTTCGGGAAGAATCAGGCGTGGTGGTTTCATGGAATCAACCGTTCCAGCGTCTCCGACAGGATGTAAGGGTCCCATGGGAAATTGTGGATAACCTCGAACGGTTATCCACAGGCGAATCAGATCTCCGGCGCCTGTCGCCGCGTACGTCCCCGCCTTCTGCGTACGTCCGTACGTGCGCAGAAGGCGTGAACATACGCGGCGGGCGCAGGGAGCTGGGACGGGCGCACGAAAAAGTACGACGGCGGCCGGTGACCCTTTGAATCAAGGATCACCTGCCGCCGTCGTACTTTAAGCGGTCAGTCTTGGAAGTACTCTATCTCGGCGCCGATGGTGTTCAGGCGCTCGGCCAGGTCCTCGTAGCCGCGCTCAATGACGTAGATGTTGCGCAGCTCGCTGGTGCCCTTGGCAGCGAGCATGGCCAGGAGGATGCAGGCGGCCGGGCGCAGGGCCGGTGGGCAGCCGATCTCAGCCGCACGCCACGCCGTAGGGCCCTTGATGTCTATGCGGTGCGGATCCAGCAGGCGCACGCCGGCACCGAGCCGGTTCAGTTCCGTCAGGTAGATGGCTCGGCCCTCGTACACCCAGTCATGGATGAGCGTGGTGCCTTCGGCGCAGGACGCGATGACGGCGAAGAACGGCAGGTTGTCAATGTTCAGACCCGGGAACGGCATGGGGTGGATCTTATCCGGGGCCGCCTTCAACTCCGACGGCAAGGTGGTGATGTCCACCAGGCGGGTCTGGCCGTTGCGGGCCACATACTCGGTGGACTTCACATAACGGAAGCCCATCTGTTCTAGGATCTTAAGCTCGATCTCCATGAACTCGATGGGCACGCGGGTGACGGTCACCTCCGACTTGGTGACGATGCCGGCGGTGATCAGGGACATGGCCTCGATGGGGTCCTCCGACGGGAAGTACTCGATGTCCACATCAATGCGGGCTTTGCCGCGAATGGTGAGCGTGGTAGAGCCAACGCCCTCCACCTGCACCCCCAGTCCCTGCAGGTAGAAGCACAGGTCCTGGACCATGTAGTTGGGGCTGGCGTTGCGGATAATGGTGGTGCCCTCGCGGTGCGCGGCGGCCATG
This region of Arthrobacter alpinus genomic DNA includes:
- a CDS encoding UDP-N-acetylglucosamine 1-carboxyvinyltransferase yields the protein MTQVAAETVGVLVRDARNDRGWTQLELAAQLGTSQSAVARMEQGKQNLSLKMIQRMESLLGTNIVNVGNSPKNTVTHLRVHGGRELSGSVEVNSSKNAGVALLCASLINRGTTTLRRLARIEEVNRIVELLTSIGVECKWLNTSDLQIRRPAVLDLFGMDVEAAKRTRSVIMLLGPLLDEQEVYRIPYAGGCDLGTRTVEPHMQALREFGLDVSAHNGFYQVQAPLSDTADRTFVLTERGDTVTENAIMAAAHREGTTIIRNASPNYMVQDLCFYLQGLGVQVEGVGSTTLTIRGKARIDVDIEYFPSEDPIEAMSLITAGIVTKSEVTVTRVPIEFMEIELKILEQMGFRYVKSTEYVARNGQTRLVDITTLPSELKAAPDKIHPMPFPGLNIDNLPFFAVIASCAEGTTLIHDWVYEGRAIYLTELNRLGAGVRLLDPHRIDIKGPTAWRAAEIGCPPALRPAACILLAMLAAKGTSELRNIYVIERGYEDLAERLNTIGAEIEYFQD
- a CDS encoding O-succinylhomoserine sulfhydrylase encodes the protein MSNFNEHAPTWAQDTQAVRGGLDRSNFQETSEAIFLNSGFVYESAEAAEAAFTGEVDRFVYSRYGNPSVATFQERLRLLEGKEACFATASGMSAVFTALGALLAAGDRVVASRSLFGSCFVILNELLPRWGVTTVFVDGHDLEQWREALSVPTTAVFFESPSNPMQEIVDVAAVCDLAHAAGAQVVADNVFATPLLQRCGDFGADIIVYSGTKHIDGQGRVLGGAILGTKAFIDGPVKNLMRHTGPALSAFNAWVLTKGLETMNLRVTHSCHNALALGAFLEQQPQVGRVLYPHLPSHPQYELAKKQMMAGGTVLTFELAEPAAGTTKDAAFALLNALQIIDISNNLGDAKSLITHPATTTHRAMGPEGRAAIGLSDGFLRLSVGLEDVEDLKKDLAAALSAI